The following nucleotide sequence is from Candidatus Methylomirabilota bacterium.
AGGTCTATCGGATCGGCTTCCTGGGCAACTCCACGCCGGCACTCGAGGCCCATCTCGTCGCAGGATTTCGCAGCGGCCTGCGTGACCTCGGGTACGAGGAAGGCCGAAACGTCGCGATCGAATATCGCTGGGCTGACGGGAGGTACGATCGCTTTCCCGCGCTCATCAACGAGCTCGTGGCCTCGCGAGTGGACGTGCTCGTCACGGCCGGCACGCCTGCCACTCTCGCCGTCAAGAAGGCCACGACCGCCATTCCCCTCGTCATGGTCGCCGTGGCGGATCCCGTCGGCGACGGCATCGTCGCGAGCCTCGCGCGGCCGGGTGGCAACATCACCGGCGTCAGCTCGATCGCCCTCGACCTCGACGGGAAACGGCTAGAGCTCCTGCGCGAACTCCTGCCGAACGCCGTCGCCATCGGCGTGGTCTGGAATCCAGCGAATGCGTCCCATCCGGCCGTCCTCGACCGGGTGCGCGTCGCGGCCGAAGCGTTGCGATTGAAAATTCACCTCGTGCCCGCGCGGACGTCGGAGGAGCTGGCCGACGCATTCGGCGCGATTGCCAAAGAGCGCGCGGATGCCGTCGTCGTGTTGGCGGACCGGCTCATCCTTCACCATCGCGCGCGGATGATGGCTCTGGCTCTCCAGTACCGGTTGCCGGGAATGTATGTGTACCAGGAGCTGGTCGAGGCCGGCGGCCTGGTCTCCTTCGGACCGAACTACGTAGACATCCATCGGCGCGCCGCGGTGTACGTGGACAAGATCCTCAAAGGGGCCAAGCCGGCGGATCTGCCCG
It contains:
- a CDS encoding ABC transporter substrate-binding protein; the protein is MLVVFALTFAFLVAPIVAEAQQAAKVYRIGFLGNSTPALEAHLVAGFRSGLRDLGYEEGRNVAIEYRWADGRYDRFPALINELVASRVDVLVTAGTPATLAVKKATTAIPLVMVAVADPVGDGIVASLARPGGNITGVSSIALDLDGKRLELLRELLPNAVAIGVVWNPANASHPAVLDRVRVAAEALRLKIHLVPARTSEELADAFGAIAKERADAVVVLADRLILHHRARMMALALQYRLPGMYVYQELVEAGGLVSFGPNYVDIHRRAAVYVDKILKGAKPADLPVEQPTTFELAINLRTAKALGVTIPPSILLRVDRLIE